A genomic region of Arachis stenosperma cultivar V10309 chromosome 9, arast.V10309.gnm1.PFL2, whole genome shotgun sequence contains the following coding sequences:
- the LOC130949785 gene encoding uncharacterized protein LOC130949785 — translation MGTITFVKALCDLGSSINLMPLSVINKLRIQEVQPTRISLEMVDKSLKRAYGIVENVLVKVEDLYLPRDFMILDTGEDKNDSIILGRPFLATGKALIDVERGELVLSGKPYRTP, via the exons ATGGGGACCATTACATTTGTGAAGGCACTATGCGACCTTGGATCAAGCATAAACCTGATGCCTCTATCTGTGATAAATAAGCTAAGGATCCAAGAGGTGCAACCcacaagaatctcactagagatggtagacaagtCCCTGAAGAGGGCATATGGAATCGTGGAGAACGTCCttgtaaaggttgaagacctttaCCTCCCTAGAGACTTCATGATACTTGACACTGGAGAGGACAAGAACgactccatcatccttggaaggcCCTTCCTAGCTACTGGGAAGGCCTTGATTGATGTAGAAAGAGGAGAGTTGGTTCTAAG TGGAAAGCCATACAGAACCCCTTGA